Proteins found in one Zea mays cultivar B73 chromosome 1, Zm-B73-REFERENCE-NAM-5.0, whole genome shotgun sequence genomic segment:
- the LOC103640107 gene encoding uncharacterized protein, whose protein sequence is MDKQRNTKNGEVGNNVFCRMILDHIAGDLCLNEENVPCNTPRNSVHSAFGGRTVASTSGSFNTDSVSPGEYVRDPGSLLSLQPWIFRRNGSQNYRESVRASGKGKNLVDVLGEGQAVEISPRSPCLGSGPGRGCGALRSRRSRRNLMKPLVPMENSYVPQLYSENFEMEECTFAPAPSPASTRPFVVTDGTRIISKSRYEPVPLPFNIRLDEECRGTSLMPGSMIGIAPLPELKKLKHEARDLHDARLGLSGSQRSSKSHEQAGLRDRLLLFSTGVSIGILSNKKEFDTLKGTLKQMENLVQDLQDELEMKEGLTVKELLNETSIEHDDDNSKLHGVDPEPMSKIEAELEAELARLELNITSISLEEETSEINGADDDSIGDIVCGELKADTVPRDLTEYSSESDHRRDSRESSPGYTCGANCPVSPRDLSIRLHKVIQHRLEDRIKELESAIVHGQKQTQLQMMVTDQMVSDRIRSNSESGSSSGQGSPIFIQETSSLAEPYRLNLSGDALEAYDEAYEEFMRIADSPYTTSPNGKPQATEDCLADRGLVWGMEDSSRKLREVPTWERALRSADPSRDHERDRDESGGDDDDDDCEVLIRQIVERTRQGSHVLVNAQKLLFSVDQ, encoded by the exons ATGGATAAACAGAGGAACACCAAGAATGGGGAAGTGGGGAACAATGTGTTTTGCAGAATGATTCTTGATCATATTGCTGGGGACTTATGTCTCAATGAGGAGAACGTGCCTTGCAATACTCCAAGAAACTCCGTTCACTCCGCGTTTGGTGGCAGGACAGTTGCTTCTACTAGCGGCAGCTTCAATACTGATTCGGTGAGCCCAGGCGAGTATGTCAGGGATCCTGGATCCCTACTGAGTTTACAACCGTGGATTTTTAGAAGAAACGGCTCACAGAACTACAGGGAAAGTGTGCGCGCGAGTGGTAAAGGCAAGAATCTGGTCGATGTCCTTGGAGAGGGTCAAGCTGTCGAAATCTCTCCAAGGAGCCCTTGTCTTGGTTCTGGGCCTGGAAGAGGCTGTGGAGCTCTTAGGAGCAGAAGATCTCGTAGGAATTTGATGAAGCCACTTGTGCCAATGGAAAACTCCTACGTTCCACAGCTTTACAGTGAGAACTTCGAAATGGAAGAATGCACGTTTGCTCCAGCTCCCTCCCCAGCTTCTACTAGGCCATTCGTTGTGACAGACGGTACAAGGATAATTAGTAAATCACGCTATGAGCCAGTACCTCTGCCCTTTAATATTAGATTAGACGAGGAATGTAGAGGCACCTCATTGATGCCAGGAAGTATGATTGGAATTGCTCCTCTACCTGAGCTGAAGAAACTCAAACATGAGGCCAGAGATTTACACGATGCAAGGCTTGGTCTGTCTGGTTCTCAGCGAAGTAGCAAATCGCATGAACAAGCAG GTCTACGTGATCGACTCCTACTATTCTCTACTGGGGTGAGCATCGGTATTCTGTCAAATAAGAAGGAATTTGATACATTGAAGGGCACACTGAAACAAATGGAGAACTTAGTTCAGGATTTACAAGATGAGCTGGAGATGAAAGAGGGTTTAACTGTGAAAGAATTACTTAATGAAACATCTATCGAACATGATG ATGATAATAGCAAACTACACGGAGTTGATCCAGAGCCAATGAGCAAAATTGAGGCTGAGCTTGAAGCTGAGCTAGCAAGGCTGGAACTGAATATCACTTCGATAAGTTTAGAAGAAGAAACATCTGAAATCAATGGG GCCGACGATGATTCCATTGGTGACATTGTTTGCGGGGAACTGAAAGCTGATACGGTCCCTCGCGACCTCACAGAGTACAGCAGTGAATCTGACCATCGCAGGGACAGCAGGGAAAGCTCCCCAGGTTACACATGTGGAGCCAACTGTCCTGTCTCGCCAAGAGATCTCAGCATCCGTCTTCACAAGGTGATCCAACACAGGCTCGAAGACCGAATCAAGGAGCTCGAGTCAGCAATCGTGCACGGACAGAAGCAGACGCAACTGCAGATGATGGTGACTGACCAAATGGTCTCCGACCGAATACGCTCGAACAGCGAGTCAGGTTCTTCTTCAGGCCAGGGAAGTCCCATTTTCATACAAGAAACCAGCTCGCTGGCAGAACCGTACCGTCTAAACCTATCTGGAGACGCGCTCGAAGCTTACGATGAAGCTTACGAAGAGTTCATGAGGATCGCGGACTCCCCTTACACCACAAGTCCAAACGGGAAGCCACAGGCAACCGAAGATTGCTTGGCAGACCGTGGTCTAGTCTGGGGAATGGAGGACAGCTCTAGGAAGCTGAGAGAAGTGCCCACCTGGGAGAGAGCTCTAAGGAGTGCAGATCCTAGCAGAGATCACGAGCGCGATAGGGATGAGTCAGgtggcgacgacgacgatgacgactgtGAAGTGCTGATCCGGCAGATCGTAGAGAGAACTAGACAAGGTTCACATGTACTCGTTAACGCCCAGAAACTTCTGTTTTCTGTGGACCAATAG
- the LOC100127509 gene encoding diacylglycerol kinase 1 isoform X1 yields MLHPSWVGVSAHVSEYWSVIIATVVFAFVGAVTIYYTVNQLNKNISLSLIRAIKARAKRYKKSKDKVPAASHIWRKEVVSRSKGLKCCVCLKSVSPPQYSGGTIHQCDICGAAAHPSCSGNAHKDCKCVSMAGLGHVLHQWAVQWIDSADHSEEDSFCCHCDESCNGAFLAGSPVWYCMWCQRLVHVDCHSSLAKETGDICDLGPLKRLILSPLCVKELHWTGAGILSSITNGANELASSVRETIRIRSKRYKRGSASADSDSSGAIELPSDAEGDSQEVNSKAKVRDDHANCKLNEVHQSSESEKDKQLVPDNAATTNMSDVQRENSHVQNNQKYEIINVPSDSRPLLVFINKRSGAQSGDSLRQRLQILLNPVQVFELSKQQGPDVGLALFRKVTHFRVLVCGGDGTAGWVLDAIEKQKFETPPPVAILPAGTGNDLARVLCWGGGLGVIEKRGGLFSVLQDVEHAAVTVLDRWKITIKDNQGKLMRPPKFMNNYFGVGCDAKVALDIHNLREENPERFYSQFMNKVLYAREGAKNIMDNTFDCFPWDVKLEIDGSKIDIPQDSEGILVANIRSYMGGVDLWKNEDDVSDTYLPQSMHDKKLEVVSFTGMLHLGKLQVGLSRAKRLAQGHHIKVEVSTTMPIQVDGEPWSQEPGTIEVSHHSQAFMLKRVSEEPLGHAASVMADILENAESSGIISALQKRTLLQEIASRLL; encoded by the exons ATGCTTCATCCTAGCTGGGTCGGTGTCTCGGCACACGTCTCGGAGTATTGGTCTGTGATAATCGCCACTGTTGTTTTCGCATTTGTTGGCGCGGTGACAATTTACTATACAGTCAATCAGTTGAACAAGAACATCAGCTTGAGCCTGATAAGGGCTATCAAGGCCAGGGCCAAGAGGTACAAGAAATCGAAGGACAAGGTGCCCGCTGCATCCCACATCTGGAGGAAAGAAGTTGTCTCCCGCAGCAAAGGCCTGAAATGCTGCGTGTGCTTGAAGTCCGTTTCACCTCCTCAGTACTCTGGGGGGACCATCCATCAGTGCGATATCTGCGGGGCCGCTGCGCATCCGAGCTGCTCGGGGAATGCACACAAGGATTGCAAGTGTGTATCTATGGCTGGTTTGGGCCATGTGCTTCACCAGTGGGCTGTACAATGGATTGACAGCGCGGATCACTCTGAAGAAGACTCTTTCTGTTGCCACTGTGATGAATCTTGCAATGGAGCTTTCCTTGCAGGCTCACCAGTTTGGTACTGTATGTGGTGTCAGCGACTGGTGCATGTTGATTGTCACAGCAGCTTGGCCAAGGAAACTGGTGATATCTGTGACTTGGGACCATTGAAACGATTGATATTATCACCTCTTTGTGTTAAGGAGCTTCATTGGACAGGTGCTGGGATTTTGAGTTCTATCACAAATGGGGCTAATGAATTGGCTTCCAGTGTCCGAGAGACAATTCGGATTCGTAGTAAAAGGTACAAAAGGGGTAGCGCTTCTGCTGATTCAGATAGCTCTGGGGCTATTGAGCTACCATCTGATGCTGAAGGAGATTCACAAGAAGTAAACAGCAAAGCAAAGGTGAGGGATGATCATGCCAATTGCAAACTCAATGAGGTACACCAAAGCTCTGAATCAGAGAAAGATAAGCAACTTGTACCAGATAACGCAGCAACAACCAATATGTCAGATGTACAACGTGAAAATTCTCATGTACAGAACAATCAGAAGTACGAAATTATCAATGTGCCTTCTGATTCTAGGCCACTTCTAGTTTTCATTAACAAGAGAAGTGGGGCACAGAGTGGTGATTCACTGAGACAGCGTCTGCAAATTCTTCTTAATCCTGTGCAG GTTTTCGAGTTGAGCAAACAGCAAGGTCCAGATGTTGGTTTAGCTTTATTTCGGAAGGTAACCCATTTCAGAGTTCTTGTATGTGGTGGAGATGGCACTGCTGGTTGGGTTTTGGATGCCATTGAGAAACAGAAGTTTGAAACCCCGCCTCCTGTAGCCATCCTTCCAGCTGGTACTGGTAATGATCTTGCGAGGGTTTTATGTTGGGGTGGTGGCCTTGGTGTTATTGAGAAGCGGGGAGGTCTATTCTCAGTTTTGCAAGATGTAGAGCATGCTGCAGTCACTGTTCTTGACAGATGGAAGATCACAATAAAGGACAACCAAGGGAAACTTATGAGACCACCAAAATTTATGAACAACTACTTTG GGGTTGGCTGTGATGCAAAGGTTGCCTTAGATATACACAACCTGAGGGAAGAGAACCCTGAACGGTTTTATAGCCAG TTTATGAACAAGGTGCTGTATGCAAGAGAGGGAGCAAAGAACATAATGGATAACACATTTGATTGTTTTCCTTGGGATGTCAAGCTTGAGATAGATGGATCCAAAATTGATATTCCTCAG GACTCCGAAGGTATCCTTGTTGCCAATATCAGGAGTTACATGGGAGGGGTTGACCTTTGGAAGAACGAGGATGATGTCTCTGACACTTACCTCCCTCAGTCCATGCATGACAAGAAGCTGGAAGTTGTTAGCTTCACAGGAATGCTGCATCTCGGGAAACTGCAG GTTGGGCTTTCTCGTGCAAAAAGATTAGCCCAAGGCCATCATATAAAGGTTGAAGTCAGTACTACAATGCCGATCCAAGTTGATGgagagccatggtcccaggagccGGGAACCATAGAGGTTTCTCATCATAGCCAG GCCTTCATGCTTAAGAGAGTCTCCGAAGAACCGCTGGGTCATGCCGCTTCGGTAATGGCCGACATCTTGGAAAACGCTGAGAGCAGTGGCATTATCTCAGCCTTGCAGAAGAGGACTTTGCTCCAGGAGATAGCGTCTAGGCTTTTGTAG